The Sulfitobacter noctilucicola genome has a window encoding:
- a CDS encoding SDR family oxidoreductase produces the protein MVGQRLEGKRALVTAAGQGIGRASAIALAKEGARVFASDVNSKALATLRDEGHSGIEVFELDVCDGQSVKDGVARATPEVLFNCAGFVHHGSVLDAKDEEIEFALDLNVKSMMRTIQAALPGMVARGTGSIINMSSAAGSVIGAPNRFVYGMTKAAVVGLTKSVAVDFIKDGIRCNCICPGTVESPSWHDRVTALGEELGSYDRAMEQFVSRQPMGRVARAEEIAALVIYLASDESAFTTGHAHIIDGGWSGQ, from the coding sequence GTGGTAGGCCAAAGGCTTGAAGGAAAGCGCGCGCTTGTGACCGCCGCAGGGCAGGGCATCGGGCGCGCAAGTGCGATTGCGCTCGCGAAAGAAGGGGCCCGCGTATTTGCGAGTGATGTGAACAGCAAAGCGCTGGCGACGCTGCGGGACGAGGGCCATAGCGGTATCGAGGTGTTCGAACTGGATGTTTGTGACGGCCAAAGCGTGAAAGACGGCGTGGCGCGCGCAACCCCTGAAGTTCTTTTCAATTGCGCCGGATTTGTGCATCACGGCAGCGTTCTGGACGCAAAAGACGAAGAGATAGAATTTGCCTTGGACCTGAATGTGAAATCCATGATGCGCACGATCCAGGCCGCACTGCCCGGGATGGTGGCACGCGGCACTGGATCTATCATCAATATGTCGTCTGCCGCAGGGTCGGTCATCGGCGCGCCGAACCGGTTTGTTTATGGCATGACCAAAGCGGCGGTGGTCGGATTGACCAAATCGGTCGCTGTGGATTTCATCAAGGACGGCATCCGCTGCAACTGCATCTGCCCCGGCACGGTCGAAAGCCCCAGTTGGCATGACCGTGTAACAGCACTTGGCGAAGAGTTGGGCAGTTACGACAGGGCAATGGAACAATTTGTGTCGCGGCAGCCCATGGGGCGTGTCGCGCGCGCCGAAGAAATAGCAGCGTTGGTTATCTACCTAGCCAGCGACGAGAGTGCCTTTACCACCGGGCATGCCCATATCATAGACGGAGGCTGGTCAGGCCAATGA
- the denD gene encoding D-erythronate dehydrogenase, whose translation MTKILILGGGGMIGQKLARRIVDHDIFPAADVTLFDRAFPPAGVPAKTVVGDISDPATARMLAAERPDVVFHLAAVVSGQAETEFELGWNVNMMAIWHLLSALRSEHLASGSSYRPRLVFTSSIAVFGGPYPDKIGDDFLSAPQTSYGAQKAACEMMVGDFSRKGFIDGLSLRLPTICVRPGKANAAASSFFSGIIREPLNGVEAVLPVADTVRNVHASPRAAARFLTHAAKLDTDLLEGRRALNLPGFSCTVAEQIEALRRVAGQDVVDLVKHVPDPAIMAIVNTWPQDFAPDRALSLGFEAESSFDEIIRVYIEDDLTG comes from the coding sequence ATGACGAAAATACTTATTTTGGGCGGTGGCGGGATGATCGGCCAGAAACTGGCACGCCGGATTGTCGACCATGACATCTTCCCGGCCGCCGATGTAACTTTGTTTGACCGCGCCTTCCCCCCCGCTGGCGTGCCTGCGAAAACCGTCGTCGGTGATATATCCGATCCCGCCACTGCCCGCATGCTTGCTGCCGAAAGGCCCGATGTCGTCTTCCACCTTGCTGCCGTAGTATCCGGTCAGGCCGAGACCGAATTTGAACTAGGCTGGAACGTCAATATGATGGCGATATGGCACCTTCTCAGCGCTTTGCGCAGCGAACATCTGGCGTCAGGAAGCAGCTACCGTCCGCGCCTTGTCTTTACATCCTCCATCGCCGTCTTCGGCGGCCCCTACCCCGACAAGATCGGCGATGATTTCCTGTCCGCCCCGCAAACCAGTTATGGCGCGCAAAAGGCAGCCTGTGAAATGATGGTCGGAGATTTCAGCCGCAAAGGTTTCATTGACGGTCTGTCTCTGCGCCTCCCCACAATCTGCGTACGCCCCGGCAAAGCGAACGCCGCCGCGTCTTCGTTCTTCTCAGGCATCATTCGTGAACCATTAAACGGCGTCGAAGCCGTGCTTCCGGTGGCCGATACCGTGCGCAACGTCCACGCCAGCCCGCGTGCCGCAGCGCGATTTTTGACCCATGCGGCCAAGTTAGACACTGATCTTCTAGAAGGAAGGCGCGCGCTCAACCTGCCCGGCTTCAGCTGCACCGTGGCCGAACAAATCGAAGCATTGCGCCGCGTGGCAGGTCAGGACGTCGTCGATCTCGTCAAACATGTTCCCGATCCCGCCATCATGGCGATCGTCAACACCTGGCCGCAAGACTTCGCCCCCGACCGTGCACTATCGCTCGGCTTTGAGGCCGAAAGCAGCTTCGACGAGATCATCCGTGTCTACATAGAAGACGATCTGACAGGCTGA
- the ggt gene encoding gamma-glutamyltransferase, giving the protein MRDFHDPKRSPIYAANGALATSHPLATQAGLDVLKRGGNAVDAGVTAAAVLAVVEPAMTAIGGDGFALISKPGQALYGLNSSGRAAAALSTEMLMGQGWSEMDDASPHAVTVPGVVKCWESLLASHGTIGMEEALQPAIAAAEHGFVVYPRVWSDWTECVPKLTAQGAGGQHYLVGGTAPKMGSIHKLPALAATLKTIAAQGAKGFYEGAVAADIVAELRARGGVMTEEDLAGHSADPCTPVSAAYRGIDLAELPPNGTGITAQIILNMLELFDLSALDPHGVERFHLEIEASRIGYAIRDAHVGDPATMGADVQALIDKAWAKGLAATIDASKRNAELPSADPNFQSDTIYLSCVDRDGMAVSLINSVFKGFGSGIVTDKTGITLQNRGAGFRVLPGHPNTIEGGKRPLHTIIPAMAMQGDKPKYCFGVMGGQYQPTGHAHVITNMVDFGMDPQEALDSPRAFWRPDEVLEIEPTLGQDVLDGLAAKGHKVGFTKSPHGGGQIIEIDHENGVLIAGSDPRKDGCAMGY; this is encoded by the coding sequence ATGCGCGACTTTCACGACCCCAAACGCTCTCCGATTTATGCTGCAAACGGTGCATTGGCCACGTCGCACCCTCTGGCGACACAAGCCGGTCTTGATGTGCTCAAGCGGGGCGGTAATGCGGTAGATGCAGGCGTGACTGCGGCGGCGGTTCTTGCGGTGGTCGAGCCGGCGATGACAGCAATCGGCGGGGATGGTTTCGCGCTGATCTCAAAGCCGGGACAGGCGCTTTATGGTTTGAACTCCTCGGGGCGTGCGGCGGCGGCGTTGTCGACCGAAATGCTGATGGGTCAGGGCTGGTCCGAGATGGATGATGCCAGCCCGCATGCAGTAACGGTTCCGGGTGTTGTGAAGTGTTGGGAAAGCCTGTTGGCATCCCATGGTACCATTGGCATGGAAGAAGCCTTGCAGCCTGCGATTGCCGCAGCGGAGCATGGTTTTGTCGTTTATCCCCGTGTCTGGAGCGATTGGACGGAATGTGTACCCAAACTGACTGCTCAGGGGGCAGGGGGCCAGCATTATCTGGTTGGTGGGACGGCGCCCAAGATGGGAAGCATTCACAAGCTGCCTGCGCTTGCGGCCACGTTGAAGACCATCGCGGCGCAGGGGGCCAAAGGGTTCTATGAGGGCGCGGTTGCGGCCGATATCGTGGCAGAGTTGCGTGCGCGCGGCGGCGTTATGACCGAGGAAGATCTGGCAGGTCACAGCGCTGATCCCTGTACGCCGGTAAGCGCCGCGTATCGCGGAATTGATCTGGCAGAGCTGCCGCCGAATGGCACTGGCATCACGGCGCAGATTATCCTGAATATGCTGGAGCTGTTCGATTTGTCCGCGCTTGATCCGCATGGGGTTGAGCGGTTCCATCTGGAGATCGAGGCGTCGCGTATCGGTTACGCCATTCGGGATGCGCATGTGGGCGATCCGGCGACCATGGGTGCCGATGTGCAGGCGTTGATTGATAAAGCGTGGGCCAAAGGGTTGGCGGCGACGATTGATGCGTCAAAGCGGAATGCAGAATTGCCATCCGCCGATCCGAATTTCCAAAGCGATACGATCTATCTGTCCTGTGTCGATCGTGACGGCATGGCTGTGTCGCTCATCAACTCGGTTTTCAAGGGGTTCGGTTCCGGCATTGTGACAGATAAGACGGGGATTACCCTGCAGAACCGTGGTGCGGGTTTCCGGGTTTTGCCGGGACATCCAAACACGATTGAGGGCGGCAAGCGGCCGTTGCATACGATCATTCCCGCGATGGCGATGCAGGGCGACAAGCCCAAGTATTGCTTTGGCGTCATGGGGGGGCAGTACCAGCCGACGGGCCATGCGCATGTGATAACCAACATGGTCGATTTCGGCATGGATCCGCAGGAGGCGCTGGACAGTCCACGCGCGTTCTGGCGTCCTGACGAGGTGTTGGAGATTGAGCCGACGCTGGGACAGGATGTGCTGGACGGGTTGGCGGCGAAGGGTCACAAAGTTGGCTTTACCAAGTCACCGCATGGTGGCGGGCAAATCATCGAGATTGACCACGAGAACGGTGTGCTGATTGCAGGCTCTGATCCACGCAAAGACGGTTGCGCGATGGGGTATTGA
- a CDS encoding nitroreductase, which produces MNLDQAMQERRSIRGFQDKPVPRALLEEIIALANRAPSSMNTQPWHLHVLTGEPLENVREGNSTRMMSGVPPVREIVDHGAYEGPHRDRQVGIAKQLFAAMGIEREDKERRQDWVMRGFRQFDAPVSIVVTFDKSLDGGTIAHFDLGAVTYGLVLAAWSRGLGAVINGQGIMQSPVVREHANIPDSEVIMTCVALGWPDEDFAANGVVSTRRDVDDVATFIGFD; this is translated from the coding sequence ATGAACCTAGATCAAGCGATGCAGGAACGGCGGTCGATCCGCGGGTTTCAGGACAAGCCGGTGCCACGTGCGCTGCTGGAGGAAATCATCGCACTGGCCAACCGCGCCCCGTCTTCAATGAACACACAGCCTTGGCATTTGCACGTGCTGACAGGGGAGCCGTTGGAGAACGTGCGGGAAGGCAACTCAACACGCATGATGTCGGGTGTGCCGCCGGTCCGCGAGATCGTCGATCACGGTGCGTATGAGGGGCCACACCGCGACCGTCAGGTCGGTATCGCCAAACAGCTTTTTGCGGCAATGGGGATCGAGCGGGAGGATAAAGAGCGGCGTCAGGATTGGGTCATGCGGGGCTTTCGACAGTTCGACGCACCGGTTTCTATCGTGGTGACCTTTGACAAATCACTGGATGGCGGCACGATTGCGCATTTCGATCTGGGGGCAGTCACCTATGGTCTGGTGCTGGCCGCCTGGTCGCGGGGCCTTGGCGCGGTGATCAACGGGCAGGGGATCATGCAATCCCCCGTCGTGCGCGAGCATGCGAACATTCCTGACAGCGAAGTGATTATGACCTGTGTGGCACTTGGTTGGCCTGATGAAGATTTTGCCGCGAACGGAGTCGTTTCGACCCGCCGTGACGTAGATGACGTGGCAACATTTATAGGCTTTGATTGA
- a CDS encoding ParB/RepB/Spo0J family partition protein produces MAKRRKLEAPSAEDMNRIEAEFRRETPMKHLGAPIAQVAADTADAFESGTPDQRRDEAQAAAYRDAEEQGRVIRQIALDEIEPVSIPRDRTVLDKEALEELEYSISLHGVRLPIEVYEVKGSTNAKRYGLLSGYRRLVAQQNLYARGGHEKLARINAVVRDPDQMGGAFVAMVEENEIRQDLSHFERGRIAAIAAQQGAFANTEAAVAEMFAAASKAKRSKIRSFAMIFELLGDLLHFPEALREKDGLRLAQGLRAGAEPRLREVLGAQTAADAKNEWALIDAVLSEQGDATTDPKRGGRPRVALPKPGWSGTDTLHTSTGVTMRKESDSSGYVIRFSGKGVSDGLMEMLMRDIQEKLEKGGS; encoded by the coding sequence ATGGCAAAGAGACGTAAGCTGGAGGCCCCGTCGGCCGAAGACATGAACAGGATCGAGGCGGAGTTTCGCCGCGAAACCCCAATGAAGCACCTTGGCGCTCCGATTGCGCAGGTTGCGGCAGATACGGCTGACGCGTTTGAATCTGGCACTCCTGACCAGCGGCGGGACGAAGCGCAGGCGGCGGCCTACCGCGATGCGGAAGAGCAGGGCAGGGTGATCCGGCAAATCGCGCTTGATGAGATTGAACCGGTTTCAATTCCCCGGGACCGCACGGTGTTGGACAAGGAAGCGTTGGAAGAGCTTGAGTATTCCATCAGTCTTCATGGCGTCCGTTTGCCGATCGAAGTTTATGAGGTCAAAGGTTCAACAAATGCTAAACGCTACGGTCTGTTGTCGGGCTATCGCAGGCTTGTGGCACAACAGAACCTCTATGCCCGTGGCGGGCATGAAAAGCTTGCTCGTATAAACGCCGTTGTCCGTGACCCCGACCAAATGGGCGGTGCGTTTGTTGCGATGGTTGAGGAAAACGAAATCCGGCAGGACCTGAGCCACTTTGAGAGGGGCAGGATTGCCGCAATCGCCGCACAGCAGGGGGCTTTTGCGAACACCGAAGCTGCCGTAGCTGAGATGTTCGCTGCCGCGTCGAAAGCGAAACGTAGCAAGATACGGTCCTTTGCGATGATCTTTGAATTGCTGGGCGATCTGCTGCATTTCCCGGAAGCTCTGCGCGAAAAGGACGGATTGCGTCTGGCGCAAGGATTACGGGCAGGTGCAGAGCCGCGATTGCGCGAGGTTCTGGGCGCCCAAACAGCCGCAGATGCCAAAAACGAATGGGCGCTGATTGATGCTGTTCTGTCGGAGCAGGGCGACGCGACCACTGATCCCAAAAGGGGCGGCCGACCGCGCGTCGCCTTGCCCAAACCGGGCTGGTCCGGAACTGACACACTACACACATCGACCGGCGTCACGATGCGCAAGGAAAGCGACAGCAGCGGGTATGTCATTCGCTTCAGCGGCAAAGGTGTGTCTGACGGGCTGATGGAAATGCTGATGCGCGACATTCAGGAGAAACTGGAGAAGGGCGGGTCGTGA
- a CDS encoding AAA family ATPase gives MASTPKPPPPPYFNIDPAKAAAGLSDPIDTARFAKAAAFAAKGRDDLAKRGYSPDGKKHLRRFSTWEICRYLIDVAPAHLRRVLKSHPDLPQGTGEAGSKWFTLSEVLILREHFATEGASNKQYKSWRPEGLPAKVVSVANFKGGVGKTSTCAHLAMSAALDGYKVLVIDLDSQGSLTSIMGGTVPDEWSTAFPLMAKDFARHLQSENTVRRARGAVELPFDETLTESLQVSPRNLIQETHWPNIDLIGAQLNLYWAEFQVPVWRMQVRSWPLWDALTNALESEGILDEYDIVLIDTPPALGYLTINALAAADILLVPLGASFLEFDSTGRFFDMLYSTFASIEEGENRIRRQDGLPEMKFEWDAVRALITRFDASQQTDLANVIQAYFGDFMTTYRQEITAMVGQAGEQVNGIYEADYREFNRDTYVRGREAFDRTWAEVKEVLLGTWWRDLEAAKKEAEDGKET, from the coding sequence ATGGCTTCTACACCCAAACCCCCTCCCCCGCCCTACTTCAACATCGATCCCGCAAAAGCGGCGGCCGGTTTGTCTGATCCTATCGACACGGCGCGATTCGCGAAAGCCGCAGCTTTCGCTGCGAAGGGCCGTGATGATCTGGCAAAGCGTGGATATTCCCCTGACGGCAAAAAGCATCTGCGTAGGTTCTCGACCTGGGAAATCTGCCGGTACCTGATAGATGTGGCTCCGGCGCATCTACGGCGGGTACTCAAGTCCCATCCTGACCTTCCTCAGGGAACGGGTGAAGCAGGCAGCAAGTGGTTCACGCTTTCGGAAGTTCTGATACTTCGTGAACATTTTGCGACTGAAGGTGCATCGAACAAGCAGTACAAATCGTGGCGGCCGGAAGGGCTTCCAGCGAAAGTTGTATCTGTTGCCAATTTCAAAGGCGGTGTGGGCAAAACATCGACCTGCGCACACCTTGCCATGTCCGCCGCATTGGATGGCTACAAGGTTCTGGTTATCGATCTCGATTCCCAAGGATCGCTCACGTCCATCATGGGCGGTACAGTACCCGATGAATGGTCGACTGCGTTCCCTTTGATGGCAAAGGATTTCGCGCGGCATCTACAAAGTGAAAATACCGTTCGACGTGCGCGCGGTGCGGTAGAGCTGCCATTCGACGAAACCCTGACCGAAAGCTTGCAGGTTTCGCCGCGAAACCTCATCCAAGAAACCCACTGGCCCAATATTGATCTGATTGGGGCCCAATTGAACCTCTACTGGGCCGAATTTCAGGTCCCTGTCTGGCGTATGCAGGTCCGGTCCTGGCCCCTTTGGGATGCTTTGACCAATGCACTGGAATCCGAAGGTATCCTCGACGAATACGACATCGTTCTGATCGATACGCCGCCTGCCCTCGGCTATCTCACGATTAACGCCCTGGCCGCGGCGGATATTCTGTTGGTCCCCTTGGGTGCATCCTTTCTTGAGTTCGACTCGACGGGTCGCTTTTTCGACATGCTCTATTCCACATTTGCCAGCATCGAAGAGGGTGAGAACCGGATAAGGCGGCAGGACGGGCTGCCTGAAATGAAGTTTGAATGGGATGCTGTACGCGCCTTGATAACCCGGTTTGACGCCAGCCAGCAGACCGATTTGGCAAATGTCATTCAGGCCTACTTCGGTGATTTCATGACCACCTACCGGCAGGAAATTACGGCGATGGTCGGGCAGGCAGGTGAGCAGGTGAACGGAATTTACGAGGCGGACTATCGGGAGTTCAACCGTGATACCTATGTGCGGGGCCGTGAAGCCTTTGACCGGACGTGGGCGGAAGTGAAGGAAGTCTTGCTGGGGACGTGGTGGCGGGACCTTGAGGCGGCGAAGAAGGAGGCTGAGGATGGCAAAGAGACGTAA
- a CDS encoding replication initiation protein — MAVQQKDRFSDIPKDKLTGVLRRGSVKKHVAAIHVSGKLSLLQRKLSNVLLLNAYDTLTTSQVHMIDARTLCLMIGYNSNDMDTLKASLRGLAETVAEWDMLDDQGQQEWGVSSLLSYAKLKGGVCEYAYSPALAAKLNDPKVFALINLNIQRRFTSGHALALYENCYRFVRTGSTGWWSLDLFRRLMGVEDSEYYAVYKHLNAKIIKPAVAEVNKTSNIVVVPEIRKRGRAVTDIRFRISENPQLAILDLDDGAGVRRSDVYARLRALGVSDRLARQWIAEHGEDHLAGKIAYVGKQRDVKNPVGYLSAALREDYAEEAATAPVSSQRARILERVRDLVAARTPTQRDADRRLFMSMIEDDAARADFERHGWMSALNTVSIKGFWQEMVPDSFADLGDDVQG, encoded by the coding sequence ATGGCAGTACAGCAAAAAGATCGTTTCAGTGATATACCCAAAGACAAGCTGACCGGCGTTCTGAGGCGCGGGTCGGTCAAAAAACATGTTGCTGCGATCCATGTGTCGGGAAAGCTGTCCCTCCTCCAGCGGAAACTGAGCAATGTTCTGTTGCTAAACGCCTATGACACTCTGACCACGTCCCAAGTGCATATGATTGATGCCCGGACGCTGTGCCTGATGATTGGATACAACTCCAATGATATGGACACGCTCAAGGCGTCTCTGCGCGGCCTCGCAGAGACTGTTGCCGAATGGGATATGCTGGATGACCAAGGGCAACAGGAATGGGGTGTTTCCAGCTTGTTGAGCTATGCCAAGCTGAAAGGTGGTGTCTGTGAATATGCCTATTCACCAGCGCTGGCCGCAAAACTGAATGACCCCAAGGTATTTGCCCTGATCAATTTGAATATTCAGCGGCGGTTCACCAGTGGGCACGCATTGGCGCTGTATGAAAACTGCTATCGCTTTGTGCGCACGGGAAGCACGGGCTGGTGGTCGCTTGACCTGTTCCGCCGACTGATGGGGGTGGAGGACAGCGAGTATTACGCAGTGTACAAACATCTCAACGCGAAGATTATCAAGCCGGCTGTGGCAGAGGTGAACAAGACCTCGAACATCGTGGTGGTGCCGGAGATCCGCAAACGTGGTCGGGCAGTCACAGATATCCGGTTCAGGATTTCAGAGAACCCGCAGCTTGCGATCCTTGATCTGGACGACGGGGCAGGGGTGCGCCGGTCTGATGTCTATGCCCGTCTTCGCGCATTGGGGGTCAGCGATCGTCTGGCGCGGCAATGGATTGCTGAGCATGGAGAGGATCATCTTGCAGGCAAGATTGCCTATGTCGGCAAACAGCGCGATGTTAAAAATCCGGTCGGATATCTGTCAGCAGCGTTGCGCGAGGATTATGCGGAGGAGGCGGCGACGGCGCCTGTCTCTTCGCAAAGGGCACGTATTCTGGAGCGGGTGCGTGACCTTGTGGCGGCGCGCACGCCGACGCAAAGGGACGCGGATCGCAGGTTGTTTATGTCGATGATCGAGGATGATGCGGCGAGGGCCGACTTTGAGCGCCATGGCTGGATGTCCGCGCTTAATACAGTCTCTATTAAGGGGTTCTGGCAGGAAATGGTTCCGGACAGCTTTGCTGATCTGGGGGATGATGTTCAGGGCTAA
- a CDS encoding MaoC family dehydratase, which produces MSSLATAIETSQKLIGTEVGVSNWITVDQKMIDEFAKTTHDEQWIHVDPERAAKETPFGGAIAHGFLTLSLASRFAYDCFSMMEGQVMGINYGMNKLRFLMPVVAGSRLRGRFTLVDAKARDATSMLRTNTLTIEIEGNETPALVAEWLGLAVFKD; this is translated from the coding sequence ATGTCATCACTCGCAACCGCAATCGAGACATCACAAAAGCTTATCGGCACCGAGGTCGGCGTCTCAAACTGGATTACGGTCGATCAGAAGATGATCGATGAATTCGCCAAGACAACGCATGACGAGCAGTGGATTCACGTCGATCCCGAACGCGCCGCCAAAGAAACACCTTTCGGCGGGGCAATCGCCCACGGCTTCCTCACGCTGTCTCTGGCCAGCCGCTTTGCATATGACTGTTTCTCCATGATGGAAGGTCAGGTCATGGGCATCAACTACGGGATGAACAAGCTTCGCTTTCTGATGCCCGTCGTCGCGGGCAGCCGTCTGCGGGGCCGCTTTACCCTTGTGGATGCCAAAGCCCGCGATGCCACCAGTATGCTGCGGACAAACACCCTCACGATCGAGATTGAGGGCAACGAAACCCCTGCCCTTGTCGCCGAGTGGCTGGGGCTAGCCGTCTTCAAGGACTAG
- a CDS encoding NADP-dependent oxidoreductase, translating into MQNRQIQIAELPTAELTPDHFKLVEADMPKAGDGEVLLKVILMSIDAANRSWMKGATYRAAVQAGDPMPTYAICEVVESNSPKISVGDIVAAEATWSDYIVAKGHRVEKLPKVETLSHLMSVYGIAGKTAYHGLMSIGNPVAGETVLVSAAAGSVGGYVGQIAKALGCRVVGIAGGPEKCKWVEDEMGFDACIDYREAGLSKALAAACPNGVDVYFDNVGGKILESSLNFMNEKGRVVCCGAISQYDTDNPTGPRNLPGVIVVKRLKMEGFIVMDFAHNDAKCVRAMQHWVGTGQIKVTEDIVEGLENAPQALIGLLAGDNKGKRLVRVAADPS; encoded by the coding sequence ATGCAAAACCGCCAGATACAGATCGCAGAACTCCCCACCGCCGAACTGACGCCCGACCACTTCAAACTTGTCGAAGCGGACATGCCAAAAGCGGGCGACGGTGAAGTGCTGCTCAAAGTCATTCTGATGTCGATTGATGCGGCCAACCGTTCATGGATGAAAGGTGCGACCTACCGCGCCGCCGTTCAGGCCGGTGATCCGATGCCCACCTATGCCATCTGCGAAGTTGTCGAAAGCAACAGCCCGAAAATCAGCGTCGGTGATATCGTAGCAGCTGAGGCCACGTGGTCCGATTACATCGTCGCCAAGGGGCACAGAGTGGAAAAGCTCCCCAAGGTAGAGACACTTTCCCATCTGATGTCGGTTTACGGCATTGCAGGCAAAACTGCCTATCACGGTCTGATGTCCATCGGTAATCCGGTGGCAGGCGAAACCGTCCTTGTCTCGGCTGCTGCGGGCTCCGTTGGCGGATACGTCGGCCAGATCGCCAAAGCGCTCGGGTGTCGTGTCGTCGGGATCGCGGGCGGCCCCGAAAAATGCAAATGGGTCGAAGACGAGATGGGCTTTGACGCTTGCATCGACTACCGCGAGGCGGGTCTGTCCAAGGCATTGGCCGCGGCCTGCCCTAACGGCGTTGATGTCTACTTCGATAACGTCGGCGGCAAAATCCTCGAATCCTCGCTCAACTTTATGAATGAAAAGGGCCGCGTTGTGTGCTGTGGCGCGATCAGCCAGTATGACACCGACAACCCTACCGGCCCGCGCAACCTGCCCGGTGTGATCGTGGTTAAACGCCTCAAGATGGAAGGTTTCATCGTGATGGATTTCGCCCATAATGACGCCAAATGCGTCCGCGCCATGCAGCATTGGGTGGGCACCGGCCAGATCAAGGTCACCGAAGACATCGTCGAGGGGCTTGAGAACGCACCGCAGGCTTTGATCGGTCTGCTTGCTGGTGACAACAAGGGCAAGCGGTTGGTCCGTGTCGCCGCTGACCCGTCCTGA
- a CDS encoding histidine phosphatase family protein, with protein sequence MSGRQHRFQPPKGAADLLLIRHGETQEAVRGQMFPLVDGQGDPSLLPVGEKQALRVGERLKAEPISAIYVTKMVRTHQTAAPLAAHLGLAPRIDPDLHEVFLGDWDGGEYRFRAAENDPAFLRARDREEWGEIPGAETTAALQARVKRGLQRVAAAHADELVAVVVHGGVVSAALAIATGSPAFAFNGADNGSISRLVVGPNGMILRGFNDVTHLRD encoded by the coding sequence ATGTCTGGTCGTCAACATCGGTTTCAGCCGCCAAAGGGTGCGGCGGATTTGCTGCTCATCCGGCATGGTGAGACGCAGGAAGCGGTGCGTGGTCAGATGTTTCCGCTGGTCGATGGGCAGGGTGATCCGTCGTTGTTGCCGGTCGGAGAAAAGCAGGCGCTGCGTGTTGGTGAGCGCCTGAAAGCAGAACCTATTTCGGCGATTTACGTGACCAAGATGGTGCGGACGCATCAGACGGCGGCCCCTTTGGCGGCGCATCTGGGGTTGGCACCAAGGATCGATCCCGATTTGCATGAGGTATTTTTGGGGGATTGGGACGGGGGCGAATACCGGTTCCGCGCCGCTGAGAACGACCCTGCGTTTTTGCGTGCCCGCGACCGTGAGGAATGGGGAGAGATCCCCGGCGCGGAAACCACCGCCGCGTTGCAGGCAAGGGTCAAGCGCGGGTTGCAGCGGGTTGCCGCTGCGCATGCGGATGAACTGGTTGCGGTTGTGGTGCATGGCGGTGTTGTTTCGGCAGCTTTGGCGATTGCGACAGGGTCGCCCGCGTTTGCATTCAATGGTGCGGACAACGGGTCGATCAGCCGTCTGGTGGTGGGACCAAACGGCATGATCCTGCGCGGTTTTAACGATGTGACCCATCTTCGCGACTGA